The Wansuia hejianensis genomic interval ATTCCTCTGCGCTTACAGATAGCTCCATATCTTCTGTCTCTTCCGATGATAATAATTTTCGGACCGTTACCGATGCAGCAGGCAATGTGGTAGAAGTTCCTGCGAACATCACGAAGATCGCCGTTACACCTCTGCCCTGGTCTTCTGTCATTTACGCAATTGACGGGAGTTCTGAGCGTATCGCAGCACTTAATCCCGGCGCCTTGGGCGGAACTGCCTACAAGGGACAGTTCTTTGAAATCCTGGATCCCTCCTATGGCTCTATTAACAGCACCGCCATCGGAAAAGATTTTTCCATCAACATGGAAGAAATCGTCAAGATGGGTGTCCAGGCCGTAGTCATCTGGGATTATCAGGAGGATGAAGCAAAACAGTTGAAAGAACTGGGAATCGCCCCTGTTATGGTAAAAAATGAAACCGTTGAAGAATTGCAGAGCAGCTTCCGGGCTGTGGGTGAGCTTCTCGGAAAAGAAGACCGCGCCCAGCAGTTTATCGATTTATATGGAAATATATATAATGAAATCCAATCCTATCAGGATCAGGTATCCTCCGCGGAAAAACCAAAGGTTCTCTATCTGAGAAATTCTGATTTGAAACTGCAGGGCAATGACAATTTTATAAAAGAAGCTCTGGAGCTGGCCGGCGCAGACAATGTGGCCGCCGACAGTTCAGAAATCACTATGGAGGATATTATCCAAATCAATCCTGATATTATCCTTTTAAGCTGGTTTGATGATTTTACTCCTGACGACTTGTACAACAACGCCATTGACGGACAGGACTGGAGTTCGGTAAAAGCCGTACAGGAAAAACGGGTATACAAGACACCCATCGGCATTTACCGTTATGACGCCCCCGGCGTGGAAACCCCGCTCATGATGGAGTGGCTGGCCACTATGATTCAACCAGAAATTTTTTCTGACATTGATATAAAAGCGGAAATAGCAGACTATTATAAAACATATTTTAACATTGATCTGTCGGAGGAAAATCTGGCACAGATTCTCTGTACAGAGATGAATAAAAACAGCGCGTCTTAAAAAGGAGTAGCCACCTTATGAAAAAGAAACACACGCAAAAAAATTATAAGGTGATCTTGCTCTGGCTGCTGCTCCTGCTTATCGCACTGACAATCGTAGCCATCGGACTGGGGAGATATTTTATCTCTCCAGTTCATGTTGTCAAGATTCTTTTTTCCAGGATATTTCCTGTCACCCCCACCTGGGAACCACAGGCCACAGGCGTTATTTTCACCCTCCGGCTGCCGCGGATTCTTTCCGCCCTCTTGGTAGGAATGGCCCTGTCCCTCTCCGGTGCCGCGTATCAGGGTGTATTTAAGAACCCCCTGGTGGCTCCCGATATGCTGGGCGTTTCTGCCGGAGCCTGTGTCGGCGCTTCTGCAGCCATTTTGCTGCATTTTGGACAGCTGGGAATTCAGGTCGCCGCTTTCATCGGCGGCATTATAGCCGTAGCTATGGCCACCGCCATTCCCAAATTCATAAGGAATCAATCCATGATGACGCTGGTTCTGGCAGGAGTCATTGTCAGCGGCGTCATGAGTTCCATTTTGGGACTATTAAAATATCTGGCCGATCCCGACACGGAACTGTCTGAAATCACTCACTGGCAGCTGGGCAGCCTATCCTCCTCTGTCTGGCGGGATGTCATCTACGTCGGCCCGGCCATTCTGCTGGCCGCATTAATCATTCTGATCATGCGCTGGAGAATCAATATCCTGTCTTTGGGTGAGAACGAAGCGAAATCACTGGGTACGGATATTCAGAAATCCCGGGGAATTATTATCATCTGTGCGACAGTCCTGACCGCCAGCGCCGTTTGTATCAGTGGGACTATTGGCTGGATCGGCCTGGTCATTCCCCATTTCGGCCGCATGCTGGTGGGGCCAGATAATCGTAAATTGATACCCGTTTCCGCTCTGCTTGGCGCTGCTTTCCTGCTGTTGATTGATACGGCTGCCAGAAATATCACCAGCGCGGAGCTGCCCCTGAGTATCTTAACCGGCCTCATAGGAGCGCCATTCTATTTCTATTTATTAGTAAAGTCTGCAAATAAAAAGTCAAGCAGAAATTTGAGAACTTTGAAAAATTTATACAGGTTGAATTAAAAGTACAAAAACCAGACCACCGCAGGACGTTGGTCTGACAAAGATATGAAAGCTGGGCTTAGTTTTCTCCCGTTTCGGGCAGTGATGCGAAGTATTCCCGTACCCGTCCGTAATAAATACGGAGAAACTTGTTTGCGCCGGCAGTCATGTAGACGTAGTAAGGCTTGCCCTGAGCACGTTTTTTATCCATAAAGACGTAAACGGGGTCGTCAATGGGCGAACGCTTGATTAGCCCGTCCATGATCTGAAAGAGCGTCCTTCGCAAATGGGGAGAACCTTTCTTTGAGGTACGCACGCTCTTCTGGACGTGTTTGCCGGAATCGTTCTTTCCGGGATCGACGCCCGCAAAGGCTGTTAGGGCTTCCCGGTGCGTGAAACGCGTCACGTCCCCGATCTCAGCCATAAGCTGCGGACCAAGGGTAGAGCCGACGCCGTTCATTGCCATGACAACGGGATATTCCGGTAGAGCAGAAGCGGTTTCGTCCATCTTTATCCGAAGGTTTTCCACGGTTTCGGAAGCGGTGTTTAGCATGGCGACAGCCTGCCGGATGAGCATTTTCGTGTTGTCATCTTTCGGGAACACGGCAATGAGGTCGCAGGAAGCCTCGTAGACTTTCTCCGCTTTCTCCGCACTGAAATTGTAACCCTTGTGCTTGCACCATTTCCGATAGTGCTCCGTAAAGGCGGAAAGGGATTTTCCCCGGACACAGTCCACATGCCAGTAGGTGTAAACAAAATCCACCCATTTCTGGCTGCCGTCGCTGCGGGCGGGACTGTCAAAGAGGTCGTTCGCGCCCGGGTAAGACTGGTCGAGCAGTGCAATGAGGTTGTTCTTCATGGCAGTTTTCTGTGCCATAAAGAAGCTGAACTGCCGGTTCATTGTTTTGAGTTGGTTGCGTGTTTTATCCATGCTTCCATATTGCTTCAGTTTTGCCCATCGGTCAAGAGTATATCGTGCGATTTTTTTGGAATCCGCCTTGTCCGTCTTGGGAGAGCGGAGGGAATCATCAGCGAAATCCCTGATGAGGACAGGATTTACGGCACTGACAAAGATGCCGGCGTCGGAAAGCCAGGCGGCAAGCGGCTCGTAGTATCTGCCCGTGTGTTCCATGCAGGCTTTTGTCTCGCCGTCAAGGCTTTGGATTTGTTTGATTAATTCATTGATGGCGGACTTGGTGTGTGGGATGTCGCGGGGCGGCATGAGGACCACATCGCCTGGTCTGCGGATCGTAACGGTGCTTTTGCCTTTGGAAACATCAATACCAACAGCGTTCATAATGGATACTCCTTTGTAAATGGATTAGCAATGGTCAATACCAGTTTTCCCATTGCCTATTCAATCTACTGGGTGTTTCACACGAACGTCTCATGGTTCAACCTGCGTAAAACGAATGCTGCGAATGAGGGGGCTGGTTGGCTGACTTTTCTACGGACGTAAAGTCCTGAAAGGAAGGAGGCCAGACCTATTGCCATACTCATTCTAACAGCTTAAGCAACAAGATGGATAATTCCTTACTGGCTGTAAGGGGTATTAACCATAAATATATTGTAGTAGCAAAGGATGAAACTGTCATGATTCTGAAAGTAGAAAACCTAACCTTCGGCTATCACAACGAAATCCCTCTGTTCCGGAATGTGAACTTTTCTCTGAAAAAAGGTGAGATTTTTTCCATATTGGGAGCCAACGGTGCCGGCAAATCAACGATGATGAATTGTATAGCCAACCTTTTGGAGCCTCATGGCGGCGCGATCTATCTAAAAGGCCAAAAGATGTCAGAAATGCCCTTGAAAAAAGTAGCTCAGTGCATTGGCTACGTTCCCCAAATCCATATGCCCGCTTATGGCTATGAAGTCCGTGACTTCGTGGTAATGGGGCGCGCTCCTTATATCGGCATGTTTTCACATCCCTCCGCCAGTGATTATCAGCTGGCAGATGAAATTCTGGAAGATTTTGGCATCAGCCGATTGGCTCACCGTCCCTATATTGAGCTGAGCGGGGGGGAACGGCAGCAAGTCACCATAGCAAGGGCTATCGTACAGCAGCCCGACATCATTTTACTGGATGAACCTACCAACCATCTGGATTACGGCAACCAGCTCCGGATGATTCATCTGATCAAACGCCTCTCTTCAAAGGGCTACGGAATCATCATCACCAGCCATATACCGGATCATGTGCTGCTGTTGGACGGCAGGGTCGGCCTGTTAGGGGCAGACGGCTCTCTGATGACCGGAACCACTGATGAAATTTTGACCGAAGAAAACCTAAAAAACCTGTACCATGTGGATGTGCATATGGTCTATGTGGAAGAGGTAAAACGAAAAGTCTGTATCTCAGGAGGACATTAAATGAAACCTATCCGAATTGCTTTTTATGGCAAAGGCGGAATTGGCAAATCGACCATTGCTTCCAATGTTTCCGCTGCATTTGCCCTTCAGGGAAAACGTGTGCTGCATATCGGCTGCGATCCCAAGGCGGATTCCACCCGCTGCCTCACTGGCAGACGGATTCCCTCTGTGCTGGAACAACTGGCACTGAAGGAGGCACCCTCCCGAAACGATCTGGTCTGGAAGGGGCGTTTTCAGGTACAATGTACCGAAGCGGGCGGCCCGGAAGCCGGAGCCGGCTGCGCCGGCCTCGGTATCACTACAGCTATGAAGGAACTGGAAAGAACCGGCGTATTTGAGGAGAACTGGGACGTCATCGTCTATGACGTACTGGGCGATGTGGTCTGCGGCGGCTTTTCCGTCCCCATGCGCCGGCACTATGTGGATCAGGTTTATGTAGTCACCTCCTCAGATTTTATGGCTCTGTATGCCGCGAATAACATCCTAAAGGGAATCCGGCGCTATTCTTGCGGCAGCCATCTGCTGTTCGGGGGACTGATTCTGAACCATGTAAAGAGCAAAACAGATTTGTCTGTCGCACAGCTCTTCGCTGAACAAACAAACGCGCACTTAACCGAATATTTTCTGGAGAGCACTGCTGTCAAACGCATGGATTTTCAAAGAGAATTATTAATCTCCGCATGTCCCGGAGATCCCAACTCCATGCGCTTCAAACATCTGCTTCAGAAAATCGAAGACGCCCGGCTCCAAGAGTTTCCCGCGCCTCAGCCTATGGAGCGGGAGGCCCTGGAGCTGTTTGGGCAAAAAATCTATGAACAAGGAGCCGCCCATGACTGGTTTTAAAACGGAACCCCTGACAGCCAGGAACAACTCCGGCCACGAAGATCTACCCTCTCAGATCCTGGCCAGCCCGGATGTGGCCCTTGTGGCCGCCGGGTCCTTCGCCTGCATTCGCACTCTGTATTTTCAGGCCAAGAGAACCGGGAAGCTTCATCACTTCTTCAGCTGCTGTCTGAGTGATCGGGAATACGCCCTGGGCCGGCAGGAAAAACGGATTACAGACACCATACGTCAAGCCGCTGCTGCCAAAGGGGTGAAGGGAGTTATTTTTTACGCCTCCTGCATGGAGGTTCTCACCATGTGGGATTTTCAGGGGGCTATAGAATCTATACGAGACCATTTACCTGTACCCGTGGAAATTTTATACCGGGGGCCTCTGGCAAAACGAAAACGAGAGCCGTTGGAAGAGCTGCGGCAAATTTTGCAGCGTTGGAACCTTCCCCCAGGCTCTGAAGCGCTCCCACCGTCTGTTTCTTCCGCACAGCCTCCGCCACCGCCGGATTTTGAAGGGATTCTCTCTCTTCTACAGGAATGGGACTGTGATACTTTTTTGTTCACAGCCGGCGGCTGTAAGAAATGCCTCAGCTGCTCTGAAACACAGTTTTCCTATCGTAACTGCCGGAACAGCCGCTTCGATGACCGTTTTGCCGCGACCGGCGATCTCTCCGGAATTTGTCAGATTCTGCTCTCTGATTTTCCGGAAAAACGCCCCCTGTATTTGCTCAGCAGCGCTGTTACCCACGCTATCGGGTTGGACCTGGAGCAGCTGGCCTGTGAATTGACACAGTTCGGAAAGCAGACCATTTATTTGCCCAGCAGCGGATTCCATACAGCCTCTTACGGAATGAAACAGGCATGGCTTTCCCTGGGACGGCGTTTTCTGTCCGGCCGCACAAAGATTGTCCGAGGTTTGATCTGGATATTGGGCTTCTCCCGTCTGACCTGCCCCTCCGAAAGGGACACGGAATGTCATCCGGTAGATTTTCTGGATATGGGAAATCCATTTTCCGGGACACAAAAGAACCTCAGCCAGCAGATCAAGCAGCTGGAGAGGCAAGCATACACCGTAGAAATCTGGCGTGAGACCTTTTTACACCCGGAAGAAGCAGTTCTTCCGGAACGGACACTGGTGGCGGCGCCGGAAGGCCTTCCCCTGGCTAAATGGATGGAACAGAAATTTGGAATCCCTTTTTACTGGTAATTTGTATTTCAGCTTTTCCAGCCGGTTCCCATCTGATCATTCATTTCATGGATTATCTGATCTGCCGGTTCAAAATACAAAATGTCCATCTGCGAGAAATCGGCATTTAGGAGCGCTGGAATAAGCGCGGAACAGGGGGCGCACACGTTTTTGCCCGATGACAATTTATTTTTCCTGTGATATGATGATGATATGAAAAATGTCGGCTAAACGAATTTTCTCAAAAGCCGGAAGGGAGTCACCGTGAAATTTCGACCTTGTATTGATATACACAATGGCAAAGTAAAACAGATAGTTGGAGGAAGCCTGAAGGATGACGGCGACCAGGCCTCCGAAAACTTTGTGTCTGAACAGGATGCCGCCTATTACGCCCGCCTGTACCGGAAACACGGCCTGGACGGAGGCCATATCATCCTATTGAATCCGAATACTTCGGAATACTATCCGGATACCCGTTCTCAGGCGCTCTCAGCTCTTCGCGCCTGGCCCGGCGGCCTTCAGATAGGCGGCGGAATAACCGCTGACAACGCCTGGGGCTTTCTGGATGCAGGAGCCAGTCATGTGATCGTCACGTCCTATGTCTTTCAAAACGGCCAGATATCCACAGAGAACCTGAACCGTCTGGTGCGGGCCGTTGGCAGGGATCGTCTCGTTCTGGATCTGAGCTGCCGTAAAAAAGACGGCCGCTACTATATTGTCACTGACCGCTGGCAGACCTTTACCGGCGTCGCAATTGACCTGCCGGTATTGGAGAAACTTTCTTCTCACTGTGATGAATTTTTAATCCACGCCGTAGATGTAGAGGGCAAGGCCTCCGGCATCGAAACAGAACTTGTAAGACTGTTAGCCCGCCTGGAGGATTTCCCCGTCACATATGCGGGAGGCGTGGGAAGCTATCAGGATCTTATCCTGTTAAAGAATGCCGGCTGCAATCACCTGGATGTCACTATAGGGAGCGCCCTGGATCTCTTCGGAGGTGAACTGTCCTTTCAGAAGGTACTGGAAATATGC includes:
- a CDS encoding ABC transporter ATP-binding protein — protein: MILKVENLTFGYHNEIPLFRNVNFSLKKGEIFSILGANGAGKSTMMNCIANLLEPHGGAIYLKGQKMSEMPLKKVAQCIGYVPQIHMPAYGYEVRDFVVMGRAPYIGMFSHPSASDYQLADEILEDFGISRLAHRPYIELSGGERQQVTIARAIVQQPDIILLDEPTNHLDYGNQLRMIHLIKRLSSKGYGIIITSHIPDHVLLLDGRVGLLGADGSLMTGTTDEILTEENLKNLYHVDVHMVYVEEVKRKVCISGGH
- a CDS encoding nitrogenase iron protein NifH; this encodes MKPIRIAFYGKGGIGKSTIASNVSAAFALQGKRVLHIGCDPKADSTRCLTGRRIPSVLEQLALKEAPSRNDLVWKGRFQVQCTEAGGPEAGAGCAGLGITTAMKELERTGVFEENWDVIVYDVLGDVVCGGFSVPMRRHYVDQVYVVTSSDFMALYAANNILKGIRRYSCGSHLLFGGLILNHVKSKTDLSVAQLFAEQTNAHLTEYFLESTAVKRMDFQRELLISACPGDPNSMRFKHLLQKIEDARLQEFPAPQPMEREALELFGQKIYEQGAAHDWF
- the hisA gene encoding phosphoribosylformimino-5-aminoimidazole carboxamide ribotide isomerase, whose protein sequence is MKFRPCIDIHNGKVKQIVGGSLKDDGDQASENFVSEQDAAYYARLYRKHGLDGGHIILLNPNTSEYYPDTRSQALSALRAWPGGLQIGGGITADNAWGFLDAGASHVIVTSYVFQNGQISTENLNRLVRAVGRDRLVLDLSCRKKDGRYYIVTDRWQTFTGVAIDLPVLEKLSSHCDEFLIHAVDVEGKASGIETELVRLLARLEDFPVTYAGGVGSYQDLILLKNAGCNHLDVTIGSALDLFGGELSFQKVLEICRG
- a CDS encoding FecCD family ABC transporter permease, with the translated sequence MKKKHTQKNYKVILLWLLLLLIALTIVAIGLGRYFISPVHVVKILFSRIFPVTPTWEPQATGVIFTLRLPRILSALLVGMALSLSGAAYQGVFKNPLVAPDMLGVSAGACVGASAAILLHFGQLGIQVAAFIGGIIAVAMATAIPKFIRNQSMMTLVLAGVIVSGVMSSILGLLKYLADPDTELSEITHWQLGSLSSSVWRDVIYVGPAILLAALIILIMRWRINILSLGENEAKSLGTDIQKSRGIIIICATVLTASAVCISGTIGWIGLVIPHFGRMLVGPDNRKLIPVSALLGAAFLLLIDTAARNITSAELPLSILTGLIGAPFYFYLLVKSANKKSSRNLRTLKNLYRLN
- a CDS encoding ABC transporter substrate-binding protein — translated: MNKAIKNRTLAVVLSAILVGATFCGCGKTAEKTDTSSSSVTNDSSALTDSSISSVSSDDNNFRTVTDAAGNVVEVPANITKIAVTPLPWSSVIYAIDGSSERIAALNPGALGGTAYKGQFFEILDPSYGSINSTAIGKDFSINMEEIVKMGVQAVVIWDYQEDEAKQLKELGIAPVMVKNETVEELQSSFRAVGELLGKEDRAQQFIDLYGNIYNEIQSYQDQVSSAEKPKVLYLRNSDLKLQGNDNFIKEALELAGADNVAADSSEITMEDIIQINPDIILLSWFDDFTPDDLYNNAIDGQDWSSVKAVQEKRVYKTPIGIYRYDAPGVETPLMMEWLATMIQPEIFSDIDIKAEIADYYKTYFNIDLSEENLAQILCTEMNKNSAS
- a CDS encoding IS110 family RNA-guided transposase — protein: MNAVGIDVSKGKSTVTIRRPGDVVLMPPRDIPHTKSAINELIKQIQSLDGETKACMEHTGRYYEPLAAWLSDAGIFVSAVNPVLIRDFADDSLRSPKTDKADSKKIARYTLDRWAKLKQYGSMDKTRNQLKTMNRQFSFFMAQKTAMKNNLIALLDQSYPGANDLFDSPARSDGSQKWVDFVYTYWHVDCVRGKSLSAFTEHYRKWCKHKGYNFSAEKAEKVYEASCDLIAVFPKDDNTKMLIRQAVAMLNTASETVENLRIKMDETASALPEYPVVMAMNGVGSTLGPQLMAEIGDVTRFTHREALTAFAGVDPGKNDSGKHVQKSVRTSKKGSPHLRRTLFQIMDGLIKRSPIDDPVYVFMDKKRAQGKPYYVYMTAGANKFLRIYYGRVREYFASLPETGEN